From the genome of Ignavibacteria bacterium, one region includes:
- a CDS encoding DUF2723 domain-containing protein: MNFVKRYYQALTSLFVFIVYLFTLAPTVVEIDSGELAAVQALSGIAHPTGYPLFTMAGYLLLKVLFPFRAIYAANLLAALWCALGLYFFMKSAAFVLDNQSIFGAAQKGSLKKDKKDKHHKEAPHHTVMASDLKNYGDVNDVKKMLSVILGSLILAFSKTFWLQSTSVEVYSLHIFLLNVIIYTLLKAFASDAEGESHALRGWIIFALALALGFSNHMTTLLIIPAAAYFYFTRNKINLKPSYKKIAIMLACFFPLLILIYSYLPLRAQANPLLNWGNPVDMERLLRHVSGKQYQVWLFSSAGAAKRQLEFFISTLPGEFAIVSILFCIMGIIPVYKKARKFFYFLLICFFFTVLYSINYDIVDISSYFLLSYIALSFFAVFGVLKVFSLFKSASENPYVMPAALVVLFIILQVYFNHKEVNKSSTYTFEDYTKALVESTEKNSIIFSYEWDYLVSPAYYFQNVENFRRDAVIIDKELLRRSWYYNQLMRNHPEVAGRLKPYSEPFLKALLPFERSENFSPELLETLYRTMMTKLVEDNVESRPFYIASELVENEMARGEFTLPQGYSLVPDLFLFKVVKDDSTYVPARNPDFTIRLPKYRDHYITFIENTVGAMLVRRAMYEMKFDHTERAKMYLNKVKKEFPDYQIPYSLEQAFN, encoded by the coding sequence TTGAATTTCGTTAAAAGATATTACCAGGCGCTTACGTCTTTATTTGTTTTTATTGTCTATCTGTTTACTCTGGCCCCTACTGTTGTTGAAATCGATTCCGGTGAGCTTGCAGCGGTCCAGGCGCTTTCAGGTATAGCGCATCCTACGGGATACCCTCTTTTTACAATGGCAGGATATCTCCTGCTTAAAGTTCTTTTCCCCTTCCGCGCAATTTACGCTGCCAACCTGCTTGCGGCCTTATGGTGCGCACTGGGGTTATATTTTTTCATGAAGTCGGCGGCGTTTGTTCTGGATAACCAGTCCATCTTCGGTGCAGCCCAAAAGGGCTCTTTGAAGAAAGATAAAAAGGATAAGCACCATAAAGAAGCCCCGCACCACACCGTAATGGCCTCAGACCTTAAGAATTACGGCGATGTAAACGACGTCAAGAAAATGCTCTCGGTTATTTTAGGGTCGCTCATTCTTGCATTCAGTAAAACGTTCTGGCTTCAGAGCACGTCGGTTGAAGTTTATTCGCTTCACATATTTTTACTTAACGTAATTATCTACACACTTCTTAAGGCATTTGCCTCCGATGCGGAGGGAGAAAGCCATGCCTTAAGGGGATGGATAATTTTTGCCCTGGCACTGGCACTCGGGTTTTCGAACCACATGACAACCCTTCTTATAATTCCGGCAGCCGCATATTTTTATTTCACGAGGAATAAAATAAACCTAAAGCCTTCCTATAAGAAGATTGCAATAATGCTTGCCTGTTTTTTCCCGCTGCTTATACTTATATATTCTTATCTTCCACTGAGAGCTCAGGCAAACCCTCTTCTTAACTGGGGTAACCCTGTTGATATGGAAAGGCTCCTCCGCCACGTTTCAGGCAAGCAGTACCAGGTATGGCTTTTTTCATCTGCGGGCGCGGCCAAGCGCCAGCTGGAATTTTTTATTTCAACGCTTCCGGGCGAGTTTGCAATTGTAAGCATACTTTTCTGCATAATGGGCATTATCCCGGTTTACAAAAAAGCCAGGAAGTTCTTCTACTTCCTCCTGATCTGTTTTTTCTTTACCGTTCTTTATTCAATCAACTACGACATTGTTGACATCAGTTCTTATTTTCTTCTTTCATACATTGCGCTTTCATTTTTTGCCGTCTTCGGGGTGCTTAAGGTTTTCAGCCTTTTCAAGTCGGCCTCCGAAAACCCATATGTAATGCCTGCAGCGCTGGTGGTACTGTTTATTATCCTTCAGGTATATTTTAACCACAAAGAGGTAAACAAAAGCAGCACATACACCTTTGAAGACTACACCAAGGCTCTTGTTGAAAGCACAGAAAAAAACAGCATAATATTTTCATATGAATGGGATTATCTGGTCTCGCCCGCCTATTACTTCCAGAATGTGGAAAACTTCAGGCGTGACGCCGTAATAATAGACAAGGAGCTCTTAAGGCGCTCGTGGTACTATAACCAGCTAATGAGAAACCATCCTGAAGTTGCAGGCAGGCTTAAGCCTTATTCAGAGCCTTTCTTAAAGGCGCTTCTTCCTTTTGAAAGAAGTGAGAATTTCAGTCCGGAACTACTGGAGACTCTTTACCGCACGATGATGACAAAGCTTGTAGAGGATAACGTGGAAAGCCGTCCATTTTACATAGCCTCCGAGCTCGTGGAAAACGAGATGGCAAGAGGAGAGTTCACGCTTCCCCAAGGCTACAGCCTGGTGCCCGACCTCTTCTTATTCAAGGTTGTGAAAGACGACAGCACGTATGTGCCGGCGCGAAATCCTGACTTTACGATCAGGCTTCCCAAGTACAGGGATCACTATATAACTTTCATTGAAAACACGGTTGGCGCAATGCTTGTAAGGCGTGCTATGTACGAGATGAAGTTTGACCACACAGAGCGCGCGAAGATGTATCTGAATAAGGTAAAGAAGGAGTTTCCGGATTATCAGATCCCGTATAGTTTGGAGCAGGCGTTTAATTAG
- a CDS encoding DUF4837 family protein yields MKMKNIVLLLSAFAVIVSLNSCSKEKPKASGPDDRIYVIADSAEFQDFKASLDSVFGKIIYTPQPEKTFELIRRNFSDLESLKNSPNILIIAPMNSNSGVSAYIRSLLNDSTKQGVNAGREFQFNRHDLWAKGQLVMILTARDMPTLREKLHAENGALLEMFRKASVRKLVQSLYMDKYENKDIEAKFLKEYGWLIYVQKDYDLVLDKPQDKFVWLRSLKGNDMAKWIFVHWIDNASPDFLNRDSIIKQRNRLTQKYLKPAGSGKFVKMTDEYQTTSEVNFHNKYALLTQGLWEMSDRSMGGPFINYTMFDDKTKRIYMLDGSIYAPKYLKKNLIRQLDVLLQSFMTEHEIDPVKKKELGR; encoded by the coding sequence ATAAAGATGAAAAATATAGTTTTACTATTATCTGCCTTTGCAGTTATAGTTTCTCTTAACTCCTGCTCTAAGGAAAAGCCCAAAGCCTCGGGCCCCGACGACAGGATTTATGTTATTGCCGATTCAGCGGAGTTCCAGGATTTTAAGGCTTCGCTGGATTCGGTCTTCGGCAAAATAATCTATACGCCTCAGCCCGAAAAAACTTTTGAACTAATACGACGAAACTTCAGTGACCTTGAGAGCCTTAAAAACTCTCCCAACATTCTCATCATCGCTCCCATGAATTCCAATTCAGGTGTATCTGCCTATATCAGAAGCCTTCTTAACGACAGCACAAAACAGGGCGTTAACGCAGGGCGCGAATTCCAGTTTAACAGGCACGATCTCTGGGCCAAGGGGCAGCTGGTGATGATACTTACAGCCAGGGACATGCCCACACTTCGGGAAAAGCTCCACGCGGAAAACGGCGCACTCCTGGAGATGTTCCGGAAAGCCTCCGTAAGGAAACTGGTTCAGAGCCTTTATATGGATAAGTATGAGAATAAGGATATTGAAGCAAAATTCCTAAAAGAATACGGCTGGCTAATCTATGTGCAGAAGGATTATGACCTCGTTCTGGATAAACCGCAGGACAAATTTGTGTGGCTCCGCAGCCTTAAAGGAAACGACATGGCAAAATGGATTTTTGTGCACTGGATTGATAACGCCTCGCCGGACTTTCTTAACCGTGACTCAATTATAAAGCAGCGGAACCGTCTGACACAGAAATATCTTAAACCCGCGGGATCGGGCAAATTTGTCAAAATGACAGATGAGTACCAGACTACAAGCGAAGTTAACTTCCACAACAAATATGCTCTTTTAACGCAGGGGCTCTGGGAGATGAGCGACCGCTCCATGGGCGGCCCGTTTATAAACTACACCATGTTTGACGACAAGACAAAACGGATTTACATGCTTGATGGCTCCATCTACGCCCCAAAATACCTGAAGAAAAACCTCATCCGCCAGCTTGACGTCCTCCTCCAATCCTTCATGACCGAACATGAAATAGACCCTGTGAAGAAAAAGGAGTTGGGAAGATAA
- a CDS encoding dolichol kinase, producing the protein MTQIDQGTIQYRDEVVRKTIHLFSLSIPILYFYLTKQQALYILFPLTLLSIVLDVGRYFYPKLGSVFYFIFGFMLRKHEMDHKKRNLNGATYVLVSALICVLILPKVFFLTAFSVLILSDSSAALIGRKFGKHKFLFKSLEGTLAFFVSACLVVLFAPKVAHLQAEYIIGFVAVAVGAIAENISYGWADDNLTIPLSIGLMMWILYAIFLPHLNLLLPNAPV; encoded by the coding sequence ATGACTCAAATTGATCAAGGAACTATTCAGTATAGAGATGAAGTGGTCCGCAAGACCATTCATCTCTTTTCTCTTTCTATACCTATTCTTTATTTTTATCTGACAAAGCAGCAGGCTTTGTACATATTGTTCCCGCTTACACTCCTGTCAATTGTACTGGACGTTGGACGCTACTTTTACCCGAAACTGGGGAGCGTGTTTTACTTCATCTTCGGCTTCATGCTGAGAAAGCATGAGATGGATCATAAGAAAAGAAACCTAAACGGCGCAACCTATGTGCTGGTCTCAGCTCTTATATGCGTCCTGATACTCCCCAAGGTATTTTTCCTTACGGCGTTCAGTGTGCTTATTTTAAGCGATTCATCGGCGGCCCTCATAGGCCGCAAGTTCGGAAAACACAAATTTCTTTTTAAGAGCCTTGAAGGGACGCTCGCGTTTTTTGTCTCGGCCTGCTTAGTAGTTTTGTTTGCACCCAAGGTGGCACACCTGCAGGCAGAGTACATAATAGGATTTGTTGCCGTGGCCGTTGGCGCTATTGCGGAAAATATCTCCTACGGCTGGGCCGACGACAACCTTACAATCCCCCTTTCCATAGGCCTTATGATGTGGATCCTTTATGCAATATTTCTGCCTCATCTGAATTTACTATTACCAAATGCCCCGGTATAA
- a CDS encoding ATP-dependent metallopeptidase FtsH/Yme1/Tma family protein, with protein MDSKFNKLFMADNSGNKTPLRKPSRKSNGDNSPNPDGDFDWGKIIRSVFSWGAVIVAAVIVLQFLRTGSSKFVEVPYGVYRNFLTEDKIEEARVVKIDNDYTFEGGLKQEESVNLGDRMVPVKKFTVFIPNDLLKDNEAVWNQKGVKYSFNKESNEWLNVLLSFIPWILIIGVWIFIMRRMQAGAGGSRGIFNFGKSKAKLISESATKVTFRDVAGADEAKLELEEIIEFLKEPTKFQKLGGKIPRGVLLLGPPGTGKTLLARAVAGEAGVPFFSISGADFVEMFVGVGASRVRDLFEQGKKNAPCIIFIDEIDAVGRHRGAGLGGGHDEREQTLNQLLVEMDGFEQNSGVIIIAATNRPDVLDPALLRPGRFDRQVVVDRPDVKGREGILKVHTRKIPLDSDVNLTTLAKGTPGLAGAELANMVNEAALLAARKNKKLVSMGDFEEAKDKVMMGMERKSMIISEEEKKVTSYHEIGHVLVARMIPESDPVHKVTIIPRGRALGVTTYLPVDEKHTYSREYLEAMITYALGGRAAEKIVFNRFTTGAGNDIERSTSLARKMVCEWGMSDKMGPLSYGTKEEEIFLGREITKHKDYSEKTAQDIDEEIKRIITTCMVRAENILTENIEVLHRLAQVLLEREILDSDEIDKIIRGEELPPLKKNGTVEDTSSKETATKEEEIPEHVKKLMEKKKQKESLDKDDSN; from the coding sequence ATGGATTCTAAATTTAACAAACTCTTTATGGCTGATAACTCGGGTAACAAAACACCTTTAAGAAAACCCAGCCGTAAGAGCAACGGGGACAACTCTCCTAATCCCGATGGTGATTTCGACTGGGGTAAGATTATTAGGAGCGTTTTTAGCTGGGGAGCCGTAATTGTAGCGGCAGTAATTGTGCTGCAGTTCCTGAGGACCGGCTCTTCAAAATTTGTGGAGGTCCCTTACGGTGTCTACCGTAATTTCCTCACAGAGGATAAGATAGAAGAAGCCAGAGTAGTTAAAATAGATAATGATTATACCTTTGAAGGCGGCCTCAAGCAGGAGGAATCTGTAAACCTTGGCGACCGCATGGTGCCGGTTAAGAAGTTTACGGTTTTTATTCCGAACGACCTTCTGAAGGATAACGAGGCTGTCTGGAATCAGAAAGGAGTTAAGTATTCCTTCAACAAGGAATCTAACGAATGGCTGAACGTTCTCTTGAGCTTCATACCCTGGATACTCATAATAGGTGTGTGGATCTTTATAATGAGGCGTATGCAGGCTGGTGCCGGCGGCTCCCGCGGAATATTTAATTTCGGCAAGAGCAAGGCCAAGCTCATCAGCGAAAGCGCCACAAAGGTGACTTTCCGCGATGTTGCAGGCGCCGATGAGGCAAAGCTGGAACTCGAAGAAATTATTGAATTCTTAAAAGAGCCTACAAAATTCCAGAAACTGGGCGGAAAGATCCCGCGCGGTGTTCTGCTCTTAGGCCCTCCGGGAACCGGCAAAACCTTGCTTGCAAGAGCTGTGGCTGGAGAGGCAGGCGTGCCCTTCTTCTCTATAAGCGGCGCCGATTTCGTTGAAATGTTTGTTGGTGTCGGCGCAAGCCGTGTAAGGGACTTATTTGAGCAGGGTAAGAAAAACGCTCCCTGTATCATTTTTATAGATGAAATTGATGCCGTCGGACGCCACAGAGGCGCAGGCCTTGGAGGCGGTCACGATGAACGCGAGCAGACCTTAAACCAGCTCCTGGTTGAAATGGACGGATTTGAACAGAATAGCGGCGTTATTATTATTGCCGCTACAAACCGCCCCGACGTTCTGGACCCCGCACTTTTAAGACCAGGCAGATTCGACCGCCAGGTTGTGGTTGACCGCCCGGACGTAAAAGGCCGCGAGGGAATTCTGAAGGTTCATACAAGAAAGATTCCTTTGGATTCAGATGTAAACTTAACCACACTTGCAAAAGGCACTCCTGGCCTGGCCGGAGCTGAACTGGCAAATATGGTTAACGAGGCAGCGCTTCTTGCAGCCAGAAAAAATAAGAAACTCGTTTCTATGGGCGACTTTGAAGAGGCCAAGGACAAGGTAATGATGGGTATGGAACGCAAGAGCATGATCATCTCTGAGGAGGAGAAGAAAGTAACCTCTTACCACGAGATCGGCCACGTGCTTGTTGCCAGAATGATACCTGAAAGTGACCCGGTCCATAAGGTAACTATCATACCGCGCGGACGCGCTCTTGGTGTTACAACTTATCTTCCGGTTGACGAGAAGCATACATACTCAAGAGAATATCTTGAAGCTATGATTACCTACGCCTTGGGCGGCCGTGCTGCCGAGAAGATAGTATTTAACCGCTTTACAACGGGTGCCGGAAACGACATCGAACGCTCCACTTCACTGGCCAGGAAAATGGTCTGCGAATGGGGTATGAGCGACAAGATGGGACCCCTGTCTTACGGAACAAAAGAAGAGGAGATCTTCTTGGGACGTGAGATAACAAAGCACAAGGACTACAGTGAAAAAACCGCGCAGGATATTGATGAGGAAATTAAGAGAATCATTACCACCTGCATGGTAAGAGCAGAAAACATACTTACGGAAAATATAGAAGTTCTGCACCGTTTGGCTCAGGTTCTTTTGGAAAGAGAAATATTAGACTCAGATGAGATTGACAAGATTATCCGTGGAGAGGAGCTTCCCCCATTAAAGAAAAACGGAACAGTTGAGGATACTTCAAGTAAAGAGACTGCGACTAAGGAAGAAGAAATACCTGAACACGTTAAAAAGTTAATGGAGAAAAAGAAGCAAAAAGAATCCCTGGATAAAGATGACTCAAATTGA
- the hpt gene encoding hypoxanthine phosphoribosyltransferase, producing MPRINIDNSEEIMIGDERFVLYLPEEQLQARIKELGEEITREYESKVPVFIGLLNGSFLFMADLIKNVALDCEIDFIRLSSYGDAKISSGSVKMVKDLNCDIEGRDVVVVEDIVDTGLSINYIERLMENHKPASVKIVSLLLKPESLKYDAKIDYIGFKIPSKFVVGYGLDYAQKYRNLRSIYVLSENSENGV from the coding sequence ATGCCTCGAATAAACATCGATAATTCAGAAGAAATAATGATTGGTGATGAAAGGTTCGTGCTTTACCTGCCGGAAGAACAGCTGCAGGCAAGAATTAAAGAGCTGGGTGAGGAAATTACAAGGGAATATGAAAGCAAGGTCCCGGTCTTCATCGGCCTCTTAAACGGCTCTTTTCTGTTCATGGCTGACCTGATTAAAAATGTTGCTTTAGACTGTGAAATAGATTTTATTAGACTATCCAGCTATGGCGACGCTAAGATCTCTTCGGGCAGCGTTAAAATGGTAAAGGACCTGAACTGCGACATTGAGGGACGCGACGTCGTTGTTGTTGAGGATATTGTTGATACAGGACTATCGATTAATTATATAGAAAGACTTATGGAAAATCACAAACCGGCCAGCGTAAAAATCGTATCTTTATTGTTGAAGCCGGAAAGTCTTAAATATGATGCAAAAATTGATTATATTGGATTTAAGATTCCCAGTAAGTTTGTAGTTGGCTATGGATTAGATTACGCGCAGAAATACAGAAACCTGCGCTCTATTTACGTTTTAAGTGAAAATAGTGAAAATGGAGTTTAA
- the tilS gene encoding tRNA lysidine(34) synthetase TilS — protein sequence MDKAEWVLIKTIEQKVLRFIEEYELLKPGEKILIALSGGPDSVFALNFFHKYQSKFGITLAAAHINHSLRGQDSDMDEHFCAELSEEFSVQYFTEKVDVKRLAKLKKVSVEEAARELRYEALEKVLRQNHFDKIVTAHNQNDNAETVLLNLIKGTGLRGISGIPVKRGNIIRPILALTKPEILLYLRLNEIEFRTDKTNLSSLYERNFIRNELLPVIREKLNPSVDQSLFNSSMNFRSSQLLIDEHVSAIMNKIVEFSNKNIIIDIAEFSNYNPALLGELLKGSIARYFKKEFSFKDLLKVKALIHKQPGRKESLTGGLLALRERGSLVIKENAEEEEFQPVTLLANGEASFGKRKLKITLKDAGGLMDIKSTPWHEFISADQLEGEFTLRRWMPGDRFIPLGMQGFKKISDFLSEQKISVEEKKKQLVLLNRNNIVWVPGYRIDDRYKITKNIKRICELCLE from the coding sequence ATGGATAAAGCAGAATGGGTTCTGATAAAAACTATTGAGCAGAAAGTATTAAGGTTTATAGAAGAATATGAACTCCTTAAGCCGGGTGAAAAAATACTTATTGCTTTAAGCGGAGGCCCCGATTCTGTTTTTGCGCTGAATTTTTTCCATAAATATCAATCGAAGTTCGGGATCACCCTGGCAGCGGCCCATATAAATCACTCGCTCAGGGGGCAGGATTCCGACATGGACGAGCACTTTTGTGCGGAACTTTCTGAAGAATTTTCTGTTCAGTATTTTACTGAAAAAGTAGACGTAAAAAGACTTGCAAAGCTGAAAAAAGTTTCTGTTGAAGAAGCTGCAAGAGAATTAAGATATGAGGCCCTGGAGAAGGTGCTGAGGCAGAACCATTTTGATAAAATTGTAACTGCTCATAACCAGAATGACAATGCCGAAACCGTGCTCCTGAACCTGATTAAAGGAACAGGCCTTAGGGGGATTTCAGGAATCCCTGTAAAAAGAGGGAATATTATTCGTCCTATCCTTGCTCTAACTAAGCCCGAGATACTTTTGTACCTGAGGCTTAATGAAATAGAGTTCAGGACGGACAAGACTAATTTAAGCAGCCTTTATGAGAGAAATTTCATAAGGAACGAGCTGCTCCCGGTAATCAGGGAAAAACTTAACCCTTCAGTCGACCAGAGTCTTTTTAACTCTTCTATGAATTTCCGCAGCTCTCAGCTGCTGATTGACGAGCACGTGTCAGCAATAATGAATAAAATTGTTGAATTTTCAAATAAAAACATTATTATTGATATAGCTGAATTCAGCAATTATAACCCGGCACTCCTGGGCGAGCTCTTAAAAGGGAGCATTGCCAGGTACTTTAAGAAGGAATTTTCTTTTAAGGACCTTCTTAAAGTAAAAGCGCTTATTCATAAGCAGCCCGGTAGAAAAGAAAGCCTTACAGGCGGGCTTCTGGCCTTGAGGGAAAGAGGCTCTCTTGTAATTAAGGAAAATGCAGAAGAAGAGGAATTTCAGCCCGTTACACTTCTGGCCAATGGGGAAGCTTCATTTGGCAAAAGAAAGCTGAAAATTACACTTAAAGATGCCGGCGGGCTTATGGATATTAAAAGCACCCCCTGGCATGAGTTTATTTCGGCCGACCAGCTGGAAGGGGAGTTTACTCTCAGGCGCTGGATGCCGGGCGACAGGTTTATTCCTCTTGGAATGCAGGGTTTTAAGAAAATATCCGATTTTCTGTCTGAACAGAAAATTTCGGTGGAAGAGAAAAAAAAACAGCTGGTGCTTCTAAACAGGAACAATATTGTGTGGGTCCCTGGTTATAGAATAGATGACCGGTACAAAATAACAAAAAACATAAAAAGGATTTGCGAATTATGCCTCGAATAA
- a CDS encoding riboflavin synthase, translating into MFTGLVEEIGTIKQVKSLSGGMEITVNALKVLEGLALGDSMNINGACQTVTEFDKNSFKVTAVEETLKKTNLGKLKTGSRVNLERSLTMNKRLGGHFVMGHVDTTGKILSIRKLSTSYLLEVSYPKEFSKYIINVGAIAIEGISLTIAGFTERSLTVSIIPHTWTSTNLSDKAQAMEVNLEFDVLGKYVAKILSKDEASGITGEWIKQNGF; encoded by the coding sequence ATGTTTACAGGCTTGGTAGAGGAAATTGGGACCATTAAACAGGTAAAATCCCTCTCAGGCGGCATGGAAATTACGGTTAACGCTCTGAAGGTTTTAGAAGGCCTTGCCCTTGGCGACAGCATGAACATTAACGGGGCCTGCCAGACGGTAACTGAGTTTGATAAAAACAGCTTTAAGGTTACGGCCGTTGAGGAAACCTTAAAGAAAACCAACCTGGGGAAGCTCAAAACAGGAAGCCGCGTAAACCTGGAGCGCTCGCTTACAATGAATAAAAGGCTTGGCGGGCACTTCGTGATGGGACACGTGGATACCACGGGCAAAATCCTAAGCATAAGAAAGCTTTCAACAAGCTACCTTCTTGAGGTTTCTTATCCTAAGGAGTTTTCGAAATATATAATTAACGTCGGTGCTATTGCCATCGAAGGCATCAGCCTTACCATTGCCGGGTTTACTGAACGTTCACTTACGGTTTCCATAATTCCGCATACCTGGACTTCAACAAACCTTTCGGACAAGGCCCAGGCAATGGAAGTAAACCTTGAATTTGACGTGCTTGGCAAATATGTAGCCAAAATTCTTTCAAAAGATGAAGCATCAGGAATTACCGGGGAATGGATAAAGCAGAATGGGTTCTGA
- the ribD gene encoding bifunctional diaminohydroxyphosphoribosylaminopyrimidine deaminase/5-amino-6-(5-phosphoribosylamino)uracil reductase RibD — MTDESYIKLALEIAKKGRGNVSPNPMVGAILVKNEKIIGAGFHEHFGGNHAEINAIQNAKQDVAGSTLYVNLEPCSHYGKTPPCTEAIIKNKIKKVVIGTLDMNPLVSGSGIRALKDAGIEVKVGVLENECVALNKFFFKHISKQLPYVTLKVAQTLDGRIADLSGDSKWITSLNSRRYVHDLRSQYDAVLVGTKTVKIDDPNLTVRFIEGRNPKRVVVDSSLKLNLKLKLFVNNIDGNLLLLTSRKSADKKRKLEKLKALGVEVLFVKENKDGTLNLKHALEELGKNKISSVLVEGGRKIYTSFIKEGLFDDMVVFISPKIIGEGLPAVDKLGIHSIRKSMKLRVRTVEKLGEDVLIELTK, encoded by the coding sequence TTGACCGACGAATCTTACATAAAATTAGCACTTGAAATCGCAAAAAAAGGGAGGGGGAATGTTTCCCCTAACCCTATGGTTGGTGCTATTCTTGTTAAAAATGAAAAGATAATTGGCGCGGGTTTCCACGAGCATTTCGGCGGAAACCACGCGGAAATAAACGCCATTCAAAATGCAAAGCAGGACGTTGCCGGCTCCACTTTGTATGTAAACCTTGAACCATGCTCCCACTACGGCAAAACCCCGCCCTGCACGGAAGCCATAATTAAAAATAAAATTAAGAAAGTCGTTATTGGCACTCTCGACATGAACCCTCTTGTCAGCGGCAGCGGCATAAGGGCACTTAAGGATGCGGGAATTGAGGTTAAGGTGGGCGTGCTTGAAAATGAATGCGTTGCACTAAATAAATTCTTTTTTAAGCATATTTCTAAACAGCTGCCCTATGTGACGCTGAAAGTGGCACAGACCCTGGACGGCAGAATTGCGGATTTAAGCGGGGACTCCAAGTGGATCACCTCCTTAAACTCCAGGCGCTATGTTCACGACTTAAGAAGCCAGTACGACGCCGTTCTTGTAGGCACAAAAACCGTTAAAATTGACGACCCTAACCTTACAGTCAGGTTTATAGAGGGAAGAAACCCTAAAAGGGTTGTTGTGGATTCAAGCCTGAAGTTAAACCTTAAGCTGAAGCTTTTTGTTAATAATATAGACGGTAACCTCCTGCTTCTTACATCCAGGAAGAGCGCCGATAAAAAACGAAAGCTCGAGAAACTGAAAGCCCTCGGCGTTGAAGTCCTTTTTGTAAAGGAAAATAAAGACGGCACGCTTAACTTAAAGCATGCCCTGGAGGAACTGGGTAAAAACAAAATCTCTTCGGTCCTGGTTGAAGGGGGAAGGAAAATATATACCTCTTTTATCAAAGAGGGGCTTTTTGACGACATGGTGGTCTTCATCAGCCCCAAGATCATTGGCGAAGGGCTGCCGGCAGTGGATAAGCTGGGGATCCATTCCATCAGGAAATCCATGAAACTAAGGGTGAGGACAGTTGAAAAGCTGGGCGAAGACGTTCTGATTGAACTGACGAAATAA
- the greA gene encoding transcription elongation factor GreA, whose protein sequence is MADSNFVYLTKERLLELEKELTELKTFGRQKIAEKIAEARSHGDLSENAEYDAAKEEQGLFELRISKLENMLSRVRVIDTSNLPQDQVHILSRVTVKNLKNSNTYEYLLVSPEEADFQAGKISITSPVGQGLMGKKLGDKVSVKAPAGMLEFEILSIKQNQH, encoded by the coding sequence ATGGCTGATTCAAACTTTGTTTATTTGACTAAAGAGCGGCTTTTGGAGTTGGAAAAAGAACTGACTGAACTGAAGACTTTTGGCAGACAGAAAATAGCCGAGAAAATTGCTGAAGCCCGTTCCCACGGGGACCTTTCCGAAAATGCCGAGTACGACGCGGCTAAAGAGGAACAGGGGCTGTTTGAACTCAGAATCAGTAAACTTGAAAATATGCTTTCGCGTGTCAGAGTTATAGATACTTCAAATCTCCCCCAGGACCAGGTGCACATCCTCTCCAGGGTTACCGTTAAAAACCTGAAGAATTCCAATACTTATGAATATTTGCTCGTTTCACCAGAGGAGGCCGACTTCCAGGCCGGCAAGATTTCTATTACCTCCCCGGTTGGACAGGGGCTCATGGGTAAAAAACTTGGCGACAAGGTTAGCGTTAAAGCTCCTGCCGGAATGCTCGAATTTGAAATACTTTCTATTAAACAAAACCAACATTGA